GCGGCCTTCCGCCTCGGCTTCCCTTGAGACGATATTGTCGCGCTTCAGCATGCGCACCTGATCCGGCGTGATCGGCGGCGTTATGAAGGGGACCAGCGAAGCGATGCTGCCGATCATCGAAGCGATGCTGAAGGGCAGGGATACCAGCGGGTTCTTGCGGCACGTTACCTTCAGCATCGTCTCAAGACATTCGCGGAAGCTCAGCACCTCAGGCCCACCAAGCTCATAGACCTTGCCGCCGGCGACCTTGCCGTCGACGGCGCGGGCGACGGCCTCGGCGATATCCTCGACATAGACAGGCTGGAATTTCGTCTTGCCGCCGCCAATAAGCGGCAGGATCGGCGACATGCGCGCCATCTCGGCAAACTTGTTGAAGAAGCTGTCTTCCGGTCCGAAGACGATCGACGGACGGAAGATCACTGCATCGGGCTTGACCGAGAGGATGGCCGTTTCGGCGCGACCCTTGGTGCGGCCATAGTCCGAATCGGATGTCGCATCGGCGCCGATCGCCGAAATATGCGTCAGCGTCGCACCTGCGCCGCGCGCCGCTTCGGCAATCGCACGGCCGCCGAATTCCTGCACGGCGTCGAAAGTGTTGCGGCCGGTCTCATGCAGAATGCCGACGCAGTTGACGACGTGGCTCGCACCGTCGACGGCGCGGTCGATCGAGCTGCGATAGCGCAGGTTCGCCTGGACGAAGGAGATCTGGCCGACATTGCCGAGCGGCTGCAGGAAGCCGGCGAGATCGGGACGGCGCACGGCGACACGGATGTTATAACCGCGCTTGGCCAGCGCCCGAACCACGTGCCTGCCCACAAAGCCGGACCCTCCGAACACGGTGACGAGCGGCGGCAGGTTGGCAAGGGTCATGGCAGGCTCCTCGAAAGGCTTTGCGGGATGCTGAATTGGCTCTCGTCTTAGCCGAATCCCTGCACGACGGGAAGGCCCATCACGCCGTCAGTTTTTGCGAACGCGAAGGCGCTCAGACGCCTTCGACGACCACCATTTCCGCATCCGCGACTTCCTGGCGGATTTTCGCGGCGATCTGGTATTCCGGCGAATTATAGCAGTCGACCGCATGTTGCATCGAAGGGAATTCGATCACCACGTTGCGGACGCGCGCCTTGCCCTCGAGCTCGGTAAAGGCGCCGCCGCGCGCCAGGAAATTCGCCCCATATTTTTCGAAGGCCGGCTTGGCCGCCGCCACATAATCCTTGTAGCGCTCGGCATCGCGAACGTCGACGCGGGCGATCCAGTATCCTTTGGCCATGGTCTTCTCCCTTTTGCCGTTGAATCTGGTTAGCGATTTGCCGGCCAGAGTGCGCTCACCATCTCGCTGAGGATCGCGCGGGCGGCATCTCGGGGATCCGGCGCCTTGACGACAGGCCGGCCGACGACGAGATGCGTCGCTCCCGCCTTCAGTGCGTCGAAAGGCGTCATCACTCGCTTCTGGTCGCCCTTGTCGCTACCATCAGGGCGAATGCCGGGGGTGACGATCGCCATGTCGGGCCCGACGATCTCGCGCACCGCAGTCGCTTCCTCCGCCGAGCAGACGATACCGCCCATGCCGGCCGCCCGCGCCTGTTCGGCGCGGCGCAGCACCAGGCTGTGCGGATCCTGGCTGTAGCCGGCCTCTGCAAGGTCGTCGGCATCCATCGAGGTCAGCACGGTGACGCCGAGCAGGCAGAGGCCTGAGCCGGCCGCTGCCTCGACCGCCGCCTTCATGGCTTTCGGATAGGCGTGCAGCGTCAGCATCGACATGCCCATCTTGGCGATGTTCTCGACGCCGGAGGCAACGGTGTTGTCGATGTCGAGCAGCTTCATGTCGAGAAAGATCTTCTTGCCGCTTGCGGCAAGGTCGCGGGCGAATTCCAGGCCGCCGGCAAAGACCAGTTGATAGCCGATCTTGTAGAAGAGAATGTCGTCGCCGAGCGTGGAAACCAGTCTTTCCGCCTCGCCGATCGTTGGAACATCCAGGCCGACGATCAACCGCTCGCGTGCGTCCATCTGAAGTCACCCCTGCCAGTCTTCGATGGGTGTCCAGTCGCATGATAAGCGGCGATCCGCAAGGCCGAAAGCATAGAGATTGCCGCCACCGCCCGGCTGGTCGCGATCGCGGGAGATCGGCCTGCCGGCCAGATGGCATTTGAGCAGTGTGCCGACGCCGCCATGGCCCACGAAGGCGATCGGCGCCGTCGCATCATGCGTGGCAAGAACGGCGTTCACAGCCTCGACGATGCGGGCCTGCGCGTCGACGGCGCGCTCCCAGCCTTTGAAGCTCTGTTCCGGATGGGCAAAGAACCAGTTTGCTGCTTCTTCGAATTGCGGCGGCGGCAGGAAGCCGGTGGCCGAGCGGTCATTTTCGTGCATGGCACGGACGATCTCGACGGTCACGCCGGAAGCTTCCGCCAGGATTTCGGCCGTTTCGATCGCCTTCGTCTCGTCGCTGGAGACGATGCGCCGCAATTGCCTCGCCCAGCCGCTCTCGGCTGCTTTGCGGGCGCGCGCTGCGCCGACATCGGAAAGCCCCCATTTCGGCACGGGCACGTTGGCGTCGATCCTGACCTGCGGATGAGTGATGTAGATCCCGAACATCTCAGCCGCGCTTATAGATCCAGAGCTGCGCCGGCGGAATATTGCGCATGACGAAGTCGAAATGCTGGATATGGTAGCGGTCGGGATTGGCGGCGATCGGCGAGATCGCGCCATAGGAAATCTGCACCATCGGCCGGCCGGCCGGCATCCGGTCGAGCAGGCTTTCGAGCAGCGAGATCCGCATCGCCATCGGAAAGTTCAAAAGCGGAATGCCCGAGACGACGGAATCGAACACCTGGTCGCTGAAATCGCCGAGCGTCTTCTGCAGATCGAAGGCGTCGCCGTTGATGAAGTGCACGCCGGGATAGCTTCGCTTGAGATGTTCGTGGAAGTCCGTCGAATATTCGATCGCGACAAGATTTTCCGGCTGGACGCCGCGGCCGAGGATGGCCTTGGTGATGGCGCCCGTGCCCGGCCCCAGTTCGAGCACCGGCAGCCCAGAATTGAGGTCGACGACGCTTGCCATGCGCTTGGCGGTGATCGAGGACGTCGGCACGATCGAGCCCACCGTCTTCGGTCCCTGCATCATACCCCTGAAGAAGCGGATTTCGTCGTCGAACCTCTTCCCCAACCGCTCCTTCACCTTGACCCGTAAGCGCATTCTCCACCCATCCGCATGTTGATCGAATGCCTTAATATGCCGCTTGTCGCTTAAGGGACAAGGATTTTCGCAACAGGGACATCGGCGTCAACAGTTCATGCGGCTTTCGGCGCTGAATCCGGCATGAGATCGGCAAGCCTTTGGCTCAAATGATCGGCATCGACAGGCGCGCGCAGCTTCACATCGGTATTGTCGAAATAGAGATAGACGTCGCGGCCTTTGGTGCGCACCGGCACGGGCGCCAGTACCCGCGGCGCATTCTCAGGTTCTCCACCAGTGGCCCAGGCGCGGATGCGTTGCGCCCATATGTCGAGCGCTTCGTCCTCATAGCCGCTGACATAGAGCTTTTCCGAGCCATGCAGGCGGCAGTAGATGAAATCGGCGGTGATATCCATCAGCAGCGGCCATTTCACCGTATCGGCGCAGACCAGAGCGACCTTGTGCCGCCTGAGCATCTCGATGAAGGCGGGTGAGCGGAAGCTCTCGTGGCGGATCTCCAGCGCATGCCGCATCGGCTGATGCCCGTCGCATGTAAGCCAGGCCGGTCCCTTGATATGCCAGTCGTGCCGCTTCGCCAGCGCTATCGCTGCGTCGCGGGTGTGCGGCAGCATCGACAAAAAGCTTTCAAAAAGGGATGGGTCGAAGACCATGTTCGGCGGGAATTGCCAGAGGATCGGTCCGAGCTTGGGGCCGAGCCGCAAAACGCCGGAGGCGAGGAAATTGGCGAGCGCCGTCTGGATATCTTGCAGCCGCAGCATATGGGTGATGAAGCGCGGTCCCTTGACAGCGAAGACGAAATCCTCAGGCGTTTCCTCGCGCCAGCGGCCGAAGCTTTCGGGCCGCTGCAATCCGTAGAAGGTGCCGTTGATTTCGATCGACCGGAAGTGCCGGGCGGCATAGGAAAGTTCCTGCTTCTGCGGCAGGTCCTTCGGGTAGAATTGGCCGCGCCAGGGCGCATAGGTCCAGCCGGATATGCCGATGCGCACCGCTCCCGTCTTTTTAGTCATGGGATCCTCCATTTTGACAGGAGGAAAAACGGCAATGGGCGGCCTTCGTTCCGGTCAGACGCGCATCGGCATCAGCACGTAGAGGGCATCGTCGCCGGCGGTGTCGCGGATCAGCGTCGGCGAGCCGGCATCGGCAAGCAGGAAGATCGCTTCCTCGCCGGAAAGCTGGGCGGTGATGTCCAGCAGGTATTTGGCGTTGAAGCCGATTTCCA
The Rhizobium leguminosarum DNA segment above includes these coding regions:
- a CDS encoding complex I NDUFA9 subunit family protein — encoded protein: MTLANLPPLVTVFGGSGFVGRHVVRALAKRGYNIRVAVRRPDLAGFLQPLGNVGQISFVQANLRYRSSIDRAVDGASHVVNCVGILHETGRNTFDAVQEFGGRAIAEAARGAGATLTHISAIGADATSDSDYGRTKGRAETAILSVKPDAVIFRPSIVFGPEDSFFNKFAEMARMSPILPLIGGGKTKFQPVYVEDIAEAVARAVDGKVAGGKVYELGGPEVLSFRECLETMLKVTCRKNPLVSLPFSIASMIGSIASLVPFITPPITPDQVRMLKRDNIVSREAEAEGRTLKGLGITPTMVASVLGSYLVHYRPHGQYTGTGKSA
- a CDS encoding DUF1330 domain-containing protein, translating into MAKGYWIARVDVRDAERYKDYVAAAKPAFEKYGANFLARGGAFTELEGKARVRNVVIEFPSMQHAVDCYNSPEYQIAAKIRQEVADAEMVVVEGV
- the pyrF gene encoding orotidine-5'-phosphate decarboxylase codes for the protein MDARERLIVGLDVPTIGEAERLVSTLGDDILFYKIGYQLVFAGGLEFARDLAASGKKIFLDMKLLDIDNTVASGVENIAKMGMSMLTLHAYPKAMKAAVEAAAGSGLCLLGVTVLTSMDADDLAEAGYSQDPHSLVLRRAEQARAAGMGGIVCSAEEATAVREIVGPDMAIVTPGIRPDGSDKGDQKRVMTPFDALKAGATHLVVGRPVVKAPDPRDAARAILSEMVSALWPANR
- a CDS encoding histidine phosphatase family protein — protein: MFGIYITHPQVRIDANVPVPKWGLSDVGAARARKAAESGWARQLRRIVSSDETKAIETAEILAEASGVTVEIVRAMHENDRSATGFLPPPQFEEAANWFFAHPEQSFKGWERAVDAQARIVEAVNAVLATHDATAPIAFVGHGGVGTLLKCHLAGRPISRDRDQPGGGGNLYAFGLADRRLSCDWTPIEDWQG
- the pmtA gene encoding phospholipid N-methyltransferase PmtA — translated: MRLRVKVKERLGKRFDDEIRFFRGMMQGPKTVGSIVPTSSITAKRMASVVDLNSGLPVLELGPGTGAITKAILGRGVQPENLVAIEYSTDFHEHLKRSYPGVHFINGDAFDLQKTLGDFSDQVFDSVVSGIPLLNFPMAMRISLLESLLDRMPAGRPMVQISYGAISPIAANPDRYHIQHFDFVMRNIPPAQLWIYKRG
- a CDS encoding DUF72 domain-containing protein, producing MTKKTGAVRIGISGWTYAPWRGQFYPKDLPQKQELSYAARHFRSIEINGTFYGLQRPESFGRWREETPEDFVFAVKGPRFITHMLRLQDIQTALANFLASGVLRLGPKLGPILWQFPPNMVFDPSLFESFLSMLPHTRDAAIALAKRHDWHIKGPAWLTCDGHQPMRHALEIRHESFRSPAFIEMLRRHKVALVCADTVKWPLLMDITADFIYCRLHGSEKLYVSGYEDEALDIWAQRIRAWATGGEPENAPRVLAPVPVRTKGRDVYLYFDNTDVKLRAPVDADHLSQRLADLMPDSAPKAA